The Deltaproteobacteria bacterium genome includes a window with the following:
- a CDS encoding Fic family protein produces MVPSLDWFIYAFVRKEAVLSSQIEGTQATLMDLLNYEAQEDDRRDTPPPNADVEEVCNYLDALTFAREQLADPSGLPLSMRLLNETHRLLLRGVRGDNKQPGEVRRSQNWIGGSRPGNAAYVPPPPNALPEVLSAFERYIHVDDELPPVVRAGLLHVQFETIHPYLNGNGRIGRLLVTLLLEHWRLLTRPLLYLSLFFKRHRQEYYRRLDAVRVDGDWEAWLDFFLDGVATIADEAVATSRDIFTLVTADRQRVIHHTGVNLLAVQLFERLPSRPIVTAPWVVEALSTTKPTAGRAIEALETAGVLVETTGKKRDRVYAYQAYLDRLRAGTELGDEG; encoded by the coding sequence ATGGTGCCTTCGCTCGACTGGTTCATCTACGCGTTCGTGCGCAAGGAGGCGGTGCTCTCGTCCCAGATCGAGGGCACGCAGGCCACGCTCATGGACCTCCTCAACTACGAGGCCCAGGAGGATGATCGGCGTGATACGCCCCCGCCGAACGCGGACGTCGAGGAGGTCTGCAACTACCTCGACGCGCTGACCTTCGCCCGCGAGCAGCTAGCCGACCCATCGGGACTGCCGCTCTCGATGCGCCTGCTCAACGAGACTCACCGGCTCTTGCTCCGCGGAGTCCGCGGCGACAACAAGCAGCCCGGTGAGGTGCGCCGCAGCCAGAACTGGATCGGAGGGAGCCGCCCCGGCAACGCCGCCTACGTGCCGCCGCCTCCGAACGCGCTGCCCGAGGTGCTCTCGGCCTTCGAGCGCTACATCCACGTCGACGATGAGCTCCCCCCGGTGGTCCGCGCGGGTCTGCTCCACGTGCAGTTCGAGACCATCCACCCCTACCTCAACGGCAACGGCCGCATCGGTCGCTTGCTCGTGACGCTGCTGCTCGAGCACTGGCGCCTGCTCACGCGCCCGCTGCTCTACCTGAGCCTCTTCTTCAAGCGCCACCGGCAGGAGTACTACCGCCGCCTCGACGCCGTGCGCGTCGACGGCGACTGGGAGGCGTGGCTGGACTTCTTCCTCGACGGAGTGGCGACCATCGCCGACGAGGCCGTCGCCACCTCGCGCGACATCTTCACCCTGGTGACCGCCGACCGTCAGCGCGTCATCCACCACACCGGCGTCAACTTGCTCGCCGTGCAGCTTTTCGAGCGCCTGCCGAGCCGGCCCATCGTCACCGCGCCCTGGGTCGTCGAGGCGCTGTCGACGACAAAGCCCACCGCGGGTCGCGCCATCGAGGCGCTCGAGACCGCCGGCGTCCTCGTGGAGACCACTGGAAAGAAGCGCGACCGCGTCTACGCGTACCAGGCCTACCTCGACCGACTGCGCGCCGGGACCGAGCTCGGCGACGAAGGCTGA